One window of the Arthrobacter sp. zg-Y919 genome contains the following:
- a CDS encoding YsnF/AvaK domain-containing protein: protein MITNQQVEGLMSGSGNVVGPNGDTIGSVGTFYLDDQTDEPAWVTVNTGLFGTSETFIPLSEASVDGADVMVPYSKEEVRNAPHIESDGSISPEEEVTLYRYYGFSYDDGSSESISETDTITETRDSDLSSGTVSDSRTAGTSTSSGTSNLSSSSGSGSSGDDAMTRSEERLNVGTESRAVGKARLRKYIVTETVTKQVPVSHEEVRIEREPITDANAGDALSGSELTEDEHEVTLHAEEAVVSKHTEPVERVRLDTETVTGTESVSEEVRKEQIDTDVNDSSSHGKKSGGSGSSGSGSGSGSSGSGSGS, encoded by the coding sequence ATGATCACGAATCAGCAGGTCGAAGGACTCATGAGTGGTTCGGGCAACGTGGTGGGGCCGAACGGCGACACAATTGGTTCCGTAGGCACCTTCTACCTGGATGACCAGACCGACGAACCGGCATGGGTCACTGTGAACACCGGCCTCTTCGGCACGTCGGAGACCTTTATCCCCCTCAGTGAGGCGAGCGTTGACGGCGCCGACGTCATGGTGCCTTACTCCAAGGAAGAGGTTCGGAACGCGCCGCATATCGAAAGCGACGGATCGATCAGCCCGGAAGAGGAAGTCACGCTGTACCGGTATTACGGCTTCAGCTACGACGACGGTTCTTCGGAATCGATTTCGGAAACCGACACGATTACCGAGACGCGGGACAGCGACCTGAGCAGCGGCACGGTGTCGGATTCGCGGACCGCCGGCACGTCCACCAGTTCGGGCACGTCCAACCTTTCCTCGTCCTCCGGTTCGGGATCCAGCGGAGATGACGCCATGACCCGGTCCGAGGAGCGCCTGAACGTGGGCACCGAGAGCCGTGCGGTGGGCAAGGCCCGGCTGCGCAAATACATCGTGACGGAGACCGTCACCAAGCAGGTTCCGGTCAGTCACGAAGAGGTGCGGATCGAGCGTGAACCCATCACGGACGCCAATGCCGGGGACGCACTGTCCGGCTCCGAGCTCACTGAGGACGAGCACGAGGTGACGCTGCACGCCGAAGAAGCAGTGGTGTCCAAGCACACCGAGCCGGTGGAACGCGTCCGCCTGGATACCGAAACGGTGACAGGCACCGAGAGCGTCTCCGAGGAGGTCCGCAAGGAGCAGATCGACACGGACGTCAACGACTCCTCCTCCCACGGGAAGAAGTCGGGCGGTTCGGGGTCTTCGGGGTCGGGGTCGGGGTCAGGGTCCTCGGGGTCGGGGTCCGGCTCCTAA